A window of Pyrobaculum aerophilum str. IM2 contains these coding sequences:
- a CDS encoding phosphomannomutase/phosphoglucomutase: protein MSVFKAYDIRGVVGSELTDELVEKIGYAISKFFNGSDVIVGMDVRTHSFKIAEALSRGLLAGGHVIFIGTSTTPIAHFASQTLQKPAVMITASHNPPEYNGMKIMKSGGLDLESHEIQQLASMLETPPITKRGVVYVNDVLSKYFDYMFNRFGKLDFSIGFDPANAAGVVLKPLLDRVFKKVVAINDYPDGRFPAHLPDPEKAENLRQLRSLVVENKLDVGIALDGDCDRVGIVTSSGEIFRPEKVVYALLNYYARPGDVVVLDVTMPLYLEKIAEERGVKIIRQRVGHSFQKPTAVKHNALFWAEYSGHIGFREHNYFDDGIYAALKLLSILSEVGITLDEVLKNAPKVYEERIDIRFPDPKKAMGDIKRKISGMEFYEIDGVDIRTKEGRILIRPSNTEPLIRVKIESETKEGFEKLKALLSQLVSL from the coding sequence ATGTCGGTTTTCAAAGCCTATGACATAAGGGGAGTTGTCGGAAGCGAATTAACTGACGAGCTTGTGGAGAAAATAGGCTACGCCATTTCGAAGTTTTTCAACGGGAGCGACGTAATAGTAGGCATGGATGTGCGCACTCACTCTTTCAAAATCGCAGAGGCCTTGTCAAGAGGCCTTTTGGCCGGCGGCCACGTAATATTCATAGGCACTTCGACAACGCCAATAGCTCACTTCGCCTCTCAAACGCTACAAAAGCCAGCAGTTATGATAACGGCGTCTCACAACCCGCCGGAGTACAACGGGATGAAGATAATGAAAAGCGGAGGACTTGATTTAGAAAGCCATGAGATTCAACAGCTCGCGTCGATGTTAGAGACGCCGCCGATCACTAAACGAGGCGTTGTTTATGTAAACGACGTACTGTCTAAATATTTTGACTACATGTTCAACAGATTCGGCAAGCTCGATTTCTCCATAGGCTTTGATCCGGCAAACGCCGCGGGGGTGGTATTGAAACCTCTTCTTGACAGAGTTTTTAAGAAAGTAGTGGCCATAAACGACTACCCTGACGGCCGCTTCCCTGCGCACCTTCCCGACCCGGAGAAGGCGGAGAATTTGCGACAATTACGTAGTTTAGTTGTTGAAAACAAGCTAGATGTAGGTATTGCACTAGACGGAGATTGCGACAGAGTTGGCATCGTCACAAGTAGCGGCGAGATTTTTAGACCGGAGAAAGTTGTATACGCACTTTTGAATTACTACGCAAGGCCGGGCGACGTAGTGGTGCTGGACGTCACAATGCCCCTCTATCTCGAAAAAATTGCAGAGGAAAGAGGCGTGAAGATAATCCGGCAGAGAGTAGGCCACAGTTTTCAAAAACCTACAGCTGTTAAACACAACGCCCTCTTCTGGGCGGAGTACAGCGGCCACATAGGCTTTAGAGAACATAACTATTTTGACGACGGTATTTACGCCGCTTTAAAACTCTTGTCAATACTCAGCGAGGTCGGAATTACTCTAGACGAGGTATTAAAAAACGCTCCTAAAGTATACGAAGAACGTATTGACATAAGGTTTCCAGATCCGAAAAAAGCCATGGGAGACATAAAGCGTAAGATCTCAGGAATGGAGTTTTATGAGATAGATGGAGTTGACATAAGGACAAAAGAGGGTAGAATACTCATACGGCCTAGCAACACAGAGCCGTTGATTAGAGTTAAGATAGAGTCAGAGACAAAAGAGGGTTTTGAGAAACTAAAGGCGTTGCTTTCTCAACTAGTGTCGCTGTAA
- a CDS encoding DUF763 domain-containing protein — protein sequence MKLSGIADLPLHDGHVPYWLLARMKKLSSLILRIMYELYGPDGIVDRFAHPVFFQAFNNVIGMDWDSSGSTTVTTAVVKEALWKSDIPVKVAGGKGRHALNTPKELMEIARLFDLDANELVVKSRLAAKVDGALLQDGYELYHHAFIVSETGKWGVIQQGLNPDLKMARRYHWLSTEDFFNSPHAGVVGIRHEKVLNLASKNSKDNRAVILELINEGASKVARYLYLLRGQATLFETPYYHPYIKLDIDIKAVVKNLPPPKSVADFKELLLQYRIGPKTLRALSLVAELIFKTPADWNDPAVDPFKFAFAVGGKDGVPSPIDKRVYDELITLLDAVVEKARGDPGLYRYLSHLAKKAESWKYPSDKKRPTL from the coding sequence GTGAAGCTTTCAGGCATAGCCGACCTTCCCCTTCACGACGGCCACGTACCGTATTGGCTACTCGCCCGCATGAAAAAACTATCATCTCTAATTCTGCGCATAATGTATGAATTATACGGGCCAGACGGCATAGTGGATAGATTTGCCCACCCGGTCTTTTTCCAAGCTTTTAACAACGTCATTGGAATGGATTGGGATAGTTCGGGCAGCACTACAGTCACAACAGCTGTTGTCAAAGAGGCGTTGTGGAAATCTGATATCCCCGTTAAAGTGGCCGGCGGCAAGGGGAGACACGCCTTAAACACGCCGAAGGAGCTCATGGAAATAGCGCGTCTTTTTGACCTCGACGCAAACGAGCTAGTAGTTAAGTCGCGGCTAGCGGCCAAGGTAGACGGCGCGTTGTTACAAGACGGATACGAGCTGTACCACCACGCCTTTATTGTATCCGAGACGGGAAAGTGGGGGGTCATACAACAGGGTCTTAATCCCGATTTAAAAATGGCCCGCCGCTATCACTGGCTCTCTACAGAGGATTTTTTCAACAGCCCCCACGCAGGAGTTGTGGGGATTCGACACGAAAAAGTGCTAAACTTGGCGTCTAAAAACAGTAAAGACAACAGGGCTGTTATTTTAGAGCTTATAAACGAGGGAGCGTCCAAAGTGGCAAGATATCTATACCTCCTGCGGGGACAAGCCACACTATTTGAAACACCCTATTACCACCCGTATATAAAACTCGATATAGATATCAAGGCCGTTGTTAAAAACCTTCCCCCTCCTAAATCCGTCGCAGACTTTAAAGAGCTTTTATTACAATACCGCATAGGCCCCAAGACTCTCCGGGCCCTGTCGCTTGTGGCAGAGCTTATATTTAAAACCCCTGCCGATTGGAACGACCCTGCCGTAGACCCGTTTAAATTCGCCTTTGCAGTAGGTGGTAAAGACGGCGTGCCTTCGCCAATTGATAAAAGAGTATACGATGAGCTCATAACATTGTTAGACGCCGTAGTGGAAAAGGCGAGGGGCGACCCAGGGCTTTACCGCTATTTATCCCACTTGGCAAAAAAGGCTGAGAGTTGGAAGTACCCAAGTGATAAGAAGAGGCCTACGTTGTGA
- a CDS encoding orotidine 5'-phosphate decarboxylase / HUMPS family protein, protein MNPVIVALDISLLKALDLVKMLREKVAGFKIGWELIFEGGISIVSEISRYGNVIVDLKVADVPHIANRVINKVIEKGACCAIVHGFLYPSLPRGENIYVLAKMTAPTLYDEVWERIIENVGEIRGFVLPGNQPEFISRARKILGCKYRIISPGIGAQGGQPGNALRAGADFEIVGRYVVENPDRVAEWTGLRPACFNTP, encoded by the coding sequence GTGAACCCCGTGATAGTTGCCCTCGATATAAGCCTATTGAAAGCCCTGGATTTAGTTAAAATGCTCAGAGAAAAAGTCGCCGGTTTTAAAATAGGTTGGGAACTTATATTTGAAGGCGGTATATCTATAGTCAGTGAGATCTCTAGATATGGTAATGTAATTGTGGACTTAAAAGTGGCGGATGTCCCTCATATAGCAAATAGAGTAATAAATAAAGTTATAGAAAAGGGGGCTTGTTGCGCTATAGTCCACGGATTTTTATACCCATCTCTGCCCCGTGGGGAAAACATCTATGTGCTGGCGAAAATGACAGCCCCCACGCTATACGACGAAGTTTGGGAAAGAATAATTGAAAACGTGGGGGAGATAAGAGGATTTGTGTTGCCGGGGAACCAGCCAGAATTTATAAGCCGAGCGCGGAAAATTCTCGGCTGTAAATACCGCATTATATCGCCCGGCATAGGCGCGCAGGGAGGTCAGCCAGGAAATGCGCTGAGGGCAGGGGCAGATTTTGAAATAGTTGGGAGATACGTGGTGGAAAACCCCGACAGAGTAGCCGAGTGGACCGGCTTGAGACCCGCTTGTTTCAATACGCCTTAA
- the pyrB gene encoding aspartate carbamoyltransferase translates to MWKGRDVISSRDFTRHDLEELFDVAKQMERYAKSRVELLKGKMMGVAFFEPSTRTRLSFEVAMKRLGGDVIGFSGAEGTSVEKGETLADTIRMLDAYSDIIVIRHKYEGAAKLAAEIAESPVINGGDGAFNHPTQAMLDVYTIWREFGYVDGLNIGIVGDLRHARTVNSLLETLVNFDVRVFLISPEYLRPRAETIDYIQSRGMKYSFHNGLEEVIHELDVVYVVRIQKERFLDPLEYEKVKGSYKITLDVLKNAKTNLIILHPLPRVDEIDHKVDATPYAKYFKQAALGVPLRMALIYLILAGP, encoded by the coding sequence ATGTGGAAGGGGAGAGACGTCATCTCGTCGCGCGATTTTACCAGACACGACTTAGAGGAGTTATTCGATGTGGCCAAGCAAATGGAGAGATACGCAAAAAGCCGAGTGGAGTTATTAAAAGGCAAGATGATGGGCGTGGCGTTTTTCGAGCCATCTACGCGCACAAGACTTAGTTTTGAAGTAGCCATGAAGAGGTTGGGAGGCGACGTAATAGGCTTCAGCGGCGCCGAGGGCACTAGCGTAGAGAAGGGAGAGACTCTAGCCGACACTATTAGAATGCTAGATGCTTACTCTGACATAATAGTAATTAGACATAAATATGAGGGCGCGGCGAAGCTCGCAGCAGAAATAGCAGAAAGCCCGGTGATTAACGGCGGCGACGGCGCTTTTAACCACCCCACTCAAGCTATGCTCGACGTTTATACTATTTGGAGAGAATTCGGCTATGTCGATGGTCTAAATATAGGCATTGTAGGCGATTTACGACACGCGAGGACTGTTAACAGCCTATTAGAGACTCTTGTAAATTTCGACGTAAGAGTGTTTTTAATTTCGCCGGAATACCTACGCCCAAGGGCAGAAACAATTGACTATATACAGTCAAGAGGGATGAAGTACAGTTTTCACAACGGCTTAGAGGAGGTAATTCATGAACTCGACGTGGTATACGTCGTAAGAATTCAAAAAGAGAGGTTTTTAGACCCGCTTGAATATGAAAAAGTAAAAGGCAGTTACAAAATAACGCTTGATGTGTTAAAAAACGCTAAGACAAACCTAATCATTCTACACCCACTACCAAGAGTCGATGAAATCGATCACAAAGTCGACGCAACCCCTTACGCTAAGTATTTTAAACAAGCCGCGCTGGGGGTGCCTCTAAGAATGGCGCTTATATACCTAATCCTGGCTGGGCCATGA
- the rimI gene encoding ribosomal protein S18-alanine N-acetyltransferase produces MTLEIRIDGPQRLLGKDGKTEFIIREATLKDLNDIISINRKVLPENYPNWFFVEHLEQFPKAFIVAEIEGKVVGYVMSRVEYGWSNIHRGKAVRKGHIVSVGVLPEARRLGIATAMMLRAMKAMKVYYGASEVYLEVRVSNTPAISLYEKLGYKVVGRIPRYYSDGEDAFLMACPL; encoded by the coding sequence ATGACTCTGGAGATTAGGATAGATGGGCCTCAGAGGCTTCTCGGAAAAGATGGAAAGACGGAATTTATAATACGCGAGGCCACGCTTAAGGATCTCAACGACATTATTTCAATAAATAGGAAGGTCCTCCCCGAGAACTACCCTAATTGGTTTTTTGTCGAGCACTTAGAGCAATTCCCCAAGGCGTTTATAGTGGCGGAGATTGAGGGAAAAGTAGTGGGGTATGTAATGTCCCGTGTTGAATATGGATGGAGCAATATACACAGGGGGAAGGCGGTTAGAAAAGGCCACATAGTTTCCGTCGGCGTGCTCCCAGAGGCTAGGAGACTTGGTATTGCGACAGCTATGATGTTGAGAGCAATGAAGGCAATGAAAGTTTACTACGGCGCGTCGGAAGTCTATCTCGAAGTGCGCGTGTCCAACACTCCTGCTATTTCTTTATACGAAAAGCTGGGCTATAAAGTGGTTGGTAGAATACCGCGGTACTACAGCGATGGAGAAGACGCCTTTTTAATGGCTTGTCCACTATAG